The nucleotide sequence AACTCGACCCCCGCACGACCCGGGAAAGCTATATCGCAGCTTTGGCCACGGCCGGCGTCAACCGGGTCAGCATCGGCGTCCAGGACTTCCATCCTGAAGTGCAAGAAGCCATTCACCGCATTCAACCCTACGACGTCACCAAGCGGGTCGTCGATCAGCTACGCGCCCATGGCATCAAAGACATTAACGTGGACCTGATGTATGGATTGCCGCATCAAACAGTTGAACGTGTTAAAAAGAGTGTGGACTTGGCGGTTGATCTAGACCCGACACGGTTGTCGCTGTTTGGCTACGCCCATGTTCCGTGGATGAAATCTCATCAGAAAATGATTAAGGACTCAACCTTACCCGATCCGTTCGATCGCGCGCTTCAGTTTGAAGCCGCATCAAGGCGCTTGCAGATGTGGGACTTTCTGCCAATCGGATTGGATCATTTTGCCCGTCCAGATGACGATTTAACAATCGCCATGCAGAAAGGCGAGTTGCGGCGGAATTTTCAAGGCTATACCACTGATACCGCGGCTGTCTTACTAGGTTTTGGCGCATCATCTATTGGCAAAGTGCCGCAAGGCTATATCCAGAATCAATCTCCTCTAAAAACCTATCGAGATCAGGTCAAAAATGGACACCTGGCAACGACAAAGGGGATCGCGTTTAGCGCCGAAGATCGGCTGCGCGGCGACGTCATCGAACGTTTGATGTGCGATTCCAGGGTCGACTTGGCAGACATTGCGAAGCGCCACGAAACTGACGTCTCCGTTTTCTACGATGATCTCGACGCTCTTACACCCATGGCAGAAGACCTGCTTGTCTATGTTGATGGAACACATGTTCGGGTTACGGATAAGGGGAAACCCTTCCTTCGCACAATCGCGGCAACCTTTGATTCTTATCTAAAAAAAGGCACAGCCCGCCATTCGGTTGCCGTCTAGCAGACTGCTAGAAAATCGTTCCTCCTCAGCAACAAATTTTATCGTGGTAATTTTCAATTTCCTTACTACCTTATTATTAATTGGTTCAGATAATTTGGATAGTAGGGCGCTCGTTTATCATGAACGAAACCACTGCAAAATTTAGTGTCGGACAACTCGTCAGCCACAAGCTGTTTGATTACCGCGGTGTTGTTGTGGATGTGGACCCCTTCTTCAAAGGCACCGAGCAATGGTACCAAGGCATGGCAAAATCCAAGCCGCCGCGCGACCAGCCCTGGTATCACGTCCTTGTCGATGGCCAAAACATCAACACCTATGTCGCGGAACGAAATCTCGAAGCCGATGATAATATTATGCCGGTAAATCACTACGAAATTGGCCTCCATTTTGAACGCCTTGGAGAGACCGGCTATATCTCTCTTCGCAAGGGCAATTAAAGCAAATCCACATACGGCCCCAATTGTTTCTCATACCTACGCCACCGCGCCACCGCACCGCCATGAATAGGACGCCGCACCTGCCAACTGCTGGCCGTCTTAACCGGTCTGGGACTCTTGTAAAAATTGAGACATGCGTCATCCCACGCGAGCCCTACCGCTTCTATTAAGCGGCGGCTTTCCGCCTCTTGATCGGCGACCAGGGACTCATAACGCACCTCTGTTAGGGTGACAGGAAGAACCTCTCTCCAATGATCCATGATCCGGCCATAGGCCCTGATATAGCGCGCAATATCACCCAGGTCCGTACTCCACGCATGGGCAGAAACAAAGTTCTGGAAGTAACACGATATCGCGGTATCGCGAGGATCACGCATACAATGGATAAGTGACGCTCCTGGGAACGCCTGCGCGATGAGGCCCAAGTACAGAAAATTAAACGGCGTCTTGTCGATCACCCGCAATGCACCCTCGCCAAGCTCACCAAGAGATTTTACATGTGCCTTTGCAGCCCGGGAGATGTCGGTCTGCTCCGCCGTTTTGAATCCTGAAGGAAAAGAGCCCGCAGACAAGTCCTTGGCTATCATGGAAATTCGATCAAGCTCTCCGGCACCATGAACATCTGGATGGGCCGCGAGAATCTGTTCCACCAGCGTCGTCCCAGAGCGCGGCATGCCGACAACAAACACTGGCTTATCAGAACCCTTAGCGCTTGCCCTATTATTTTGAAAATAAGCACCGTCAAATACGCCAATGATCTCCCCCACCCACGCATCAAACGTATCTGCATCGAAGCCATTACCCTCAGCCTCTAAAAGCTCGCGCCGAAGAGTGTTTCCTTGTCGGGCATGCTCGAAGGCATTGTCCCAATCTTGGCGCTGATCGGCGACCTCAGCGAGGGCAAAGTGCAAAAGGACCGTGCCAGAATGATCAACGGTTCCCTTCGAAATTAAATCTTCGACCGTCGCGACATCGCTGTCTCCAAATTGCTCGCCACGGCTGGAAGCTAAGTTATAGAACGCGTCAGCTAGCAACGGATTCAAGTCCACAGCACGGCGAAATTGGCCGACAGCGTCATCCGTTCGGCCCAAGGCCAACTGAACGATTCCCAGTCCATTATACGCCTTGGCATCGCCGGGGTTGAGAGCAATAGCCTCGTGATAAGCCGCTTCGGCCTCTTCCAATCGATCCATCCGATACAACGTTGCGCCACGATTTGCCTCCGCATCCGACATATTGGGGTTGAGAGTTAGGGCCCGACGAAAGGCGACCAACGCCGCCTCCCCGTCGTCTGCAGCCTGCAACACATTGCCTAGATTGTTATAGGCCTCCGCATAATCTGGCCGCAGATCAATGGCCTTGCGGCAGGCTGTCTCGGCGGCATCCAACTTTCCAAGTTCGCGTAAGGCCGCTCCCATATTTGCATGTGCCATGGCATCGCTGGGGGCCAATTTAATTGCCTGTTTGTACCCCTCAACCGCCTGATCTAATTCTCCCAAACGGCGGTAGATATTGCCCAACGTAATCTGTGATGCCGGGTTGGTAGCGTCACTCTGAACCGCTTGTTCGCAGAACTCTAACGCCTCATCAGGCCGCCCCAGTTCCATTAATGCCGTAGCCAGGCCAGCCAAGGCTTGCGGGTTACCAGGGTCCCCTTTCAATGCCTGGCGATGCGCTACCTCAGCTTCGGGCCATCGGCCTAACGCATTAAGGACAGACCCGTAATTTGCCATGACCGCTGGATGGTTGGCTGTTGCTGCAGCCGCTTTTTGCAACAGGGGAACCGCAGCCTCTGCATCGCCAGACTGGTATCGGATCAAGCCTAAGAAATGTAAGGCATCGCCGTGTTCTGGAGTCTGGCTCAAAACCCCTTCAAGTAGAATTCCGGCTCCCGTCCAGTCCCCGGTCTGTACTTTTTGGGTTGCTTGCTGAAAGAGTTGCTCAATGGTCAGGGACATTTGCATTAGAACCTTATGTATAATATCGACCTTGGTAACAGATATGCATATATTCTCCTAGTCTGGAACTCGCAAAACATGTATTCTCACACAATTAATTCGAACCAAATTCGCGACAATTAAATTAACGTCTATTCATATTTTGCGCGACGCTAATTAAAAATGAGCACAAAGCCTCTAAATAGCCTGAAGGGAAGGTTCTTACTTCTTCTCGTGCCCCTGTTGGTGGCACTGGGGGCCGTATTCTTTGTCGCCTTTGATATTGTGATACGCGATGTCGTTAATGCCTTAGGCCGAAGCGCTGCAGAAAAGCAGGTTCTCAATGATCGGGCTCGATCACTTGTCCCAATTGTAAAAGAAATCACTCTCGCAGAGCGCTTATCTCAATCACCGGCAATGCTCGTTTGGGCTCGTGATGAGGCAGACTCAAAGCTCAAACAACAGGGCTTAGCGGTTCTAGAGAGCTACCGTAAAGCATTTCGAGACGGCAGTTACTTCTTCGTTATCGACAAATCCGGCAATTACTATTTCAACGACCGCGCCAACAAATATGCTGGCAAACAACTCCGCTATACCCTGAAGCCCGATAATCCAAAAGACGGCTGGTACTATTCCACCAAAGCCAAAGGGGGCAACTGCACCTTGAACGTGGATTTCGACCCTGAGCTAAAAGTCACGAAACTTTGGATCAACTGTCTCCTCAAGGATGAAACCGGCGTCGCCGGGATCATTGGCACCGGACTCGATCTTTCTAGTTTTATCAACAGTGTGGTAAAGGCTAACGAGCCGGGCGTGGCCAACATGTTCATTGACCAGGATGGGGCGATCCAGGCACATCCGAATATAGATGCCATTGATTTCCATACGGTAACTAAAAAAGCCGATGCAAAAAAAACCATCTTCAGTTTGATCGGCTCAGAAATCGAGCGTCAAAATTTAAAAGATCAGATGGTGGCCCTGGCAAAGTCGCCTGGCGCTGTTTCGACCCTATTCATGAATATTGAAGGTCAGACACAATTGGTAGGGCTCGCCTATGTGAAGGAAATTGGTTGGTATAATGTCACGGTGATGGACCTTGAGCAGATTATCTTGTCGTCTCATTTCCTGCCACTGGCGCTTTTGGTTCTTGTCTCAATTATCATTACCGTCGTGTTAATTGGCGGCTTGCTGAACCGAGTTGTTCTCGTCCCCATCGCCAAATTGGACATGTCGGTGCAGGCGATGAGGGAAGGTGACTACCAAATCGATATTAAGGTAGACAGCAATGACGAAATTGGACGACTGGCGACAAACTTTACAAATATGGCTGGCAACGTAAATAGCGCGATTGAGCGCATTAGCACGGCCCACAAAGCCGCCCAAGCTGCAAACATGTCCAAGTCAGAATTCCTAGCCAACATGTCGCACGAACTGCGGACGCCGCTGAACGCCATTATCGGGTTTTCTGAAGCACTGAGTTCCGGCGCCTTGAACGTTGAACTCCCCGAGTTGGCTCAAAGCTACGTCAACGACATCAATAGCTCTGGCCATCATCTGCTGGAATTGATCAATGACATCCTCGACATGTCAGCCATTGAATCAGGAAAAATGACGCTCCACCAAGCGCCGGTCCACTTGATGCAATTGGTGTCCTTTGGCAAAGAAATCGTCGTCCCGGTGGCGACCAAAAAGGATATTTCGATCACCAGCGAAGTACCGATAGATTTTCCCGTCATCAACGTCGATGAGCGTCGCATGCGCCAAGTGGTTATCAACCTGCTCACAAATGCGGTTAAGTATAGCAACCCGGGCTCGCACGTTACGATCACCGCAAAAAATATCGGTGACAATATTGCATTGGGGTTTCGTGATAATGGCATAGGCATGACAGACGAAGAGTTGAAAATCGCTTTAACACCCTTCGGGCGGGTGGAAAGCAGCTATTCCGCGCATGAAGATGGCGGCGGCACAGGATTGGGATTGCCGCTGTGCCAAAGCCTGGCCGAAGCGCACGGCGGATCTATGATCGTGGAAAGCGTGAAGGGGGAAGGAACGACTGTAACCGTTAATTTGCCCGCATCTCTATTCGTTTCCACTTAGTAGCATTGTATCGTTTGCCTTCACATATAATCCCCACCTTTTTAAGATAAACATTTCTATGATATAGAAAGTTGGCTCGCTCTGAACCAATTCTAAACGGACGCCATGATACGACTTTTTTTAACCTGCCTTAGCCTGATCACCTGTTTTACAGCGCTGCCATTGCCGCCCTCGCTGTCCCCTGCGCTTGCCAGCATGGCCGAGGGGAAGGCTGCTTTAAGACAAGGCGATCTTTTTAACGCACACGGACATTTTATAACCGAGGGCAACAAGGGAAACCCACAGGCGCAGCTTTACTTAGGGTGGATGTATTACAACGGCAAAGGCGTAAAACGGAACTTCAAAACTTCTTTCTCATGGTACGAGGCGGCGGCCAAAAATGGAATGTTGGAGGCATGGAACGCGCTTGGGCTGATGTATGAGAGAGGTCTAGGTGTTTCCAAAGACGGCAAGAAAGCGACGGAATGGTACCTGAAAGGTGCCGCAAAGGGAGATGCGGTGACTCAATATCACCTGGGCGTCGTCTACCGCGAAGGCAAGATTATCAAACAAGATTACAAAGAAGCCGCCAAGTGGTTCTATGCTGCCGCCAAACAAGAAGATTCTCTCGCCCAATATGAACTGGCCGTTCTCTACGACTTTGGCCGGGGCGTTAAAAAGAATACAACAGCTGCTGCCGGCTGGTACTGGAAAGCCGCCCATCAAGGACATGTGGATGCGCAGTTTAATCTCGGCGTCGCCTACGAACGGGGCGACGGAGTAGAAAAAGACCTCATCCAGGCCCTCACCTGGTACAAGATCGCGTTAACTGGCGGGGGCAAGGACGGTACTGCCGCCGTAATTGGCCAGTTAGAACCCCAAGACATTAATCGCGCAGAAGCACTGGCACAGCGCTGGCTGCGTCAAAACAAAAAACCTAATTAAAACGGATAGAAGAGCCATGCCAACAGACAGCCAAACCACCGAAGCCGGTCTTGCGACAGCCAAGGCCCTGCTTGATATCAAAGCCGTTAATTTCAGGCCTGAAGAGCCTTATATTCTGACCGCAGGTTGGGCGAGTCCGGTCTATATTGATTGCCGCTGGGTGATCTCGTTTACTGAGGAACGACGGAAGATTATCCAGTTGGGCGTTGATCTCTTACAAAGCGAAGGTGTCTTGGATGCAACCGATATGATGGCGGGCGGTGAAACTGCGGGAATTCCTTATGCTGCCTGGCTTTCAGAAGCGACATCCAAGCCCATGCTCTACGTCCGAAAAGAACCAAAAGGATTTGGCCGGAGAGCTCGCATCGAAGGGAACTTGGATGACGGCAAGCACGTGCTGCTGGTCGAAGACCTTGCAACCGACGGCGGTAGCAAGCTCAACTTCGTCAACGCCCTGCGGGAGGCTGGTGCTACCGTCAGCGACTCATTCGTTGTATTTTATTACGGCGTCTTTGCCGGGGCGCTGGATAGCCTTGAAGAAGCCGGTATCACACTTCGCTATCTGGCAACATGGCATGATGTTTTGAAGGTTGCGGAAGAACAGCAATCCTTCAGCCCGGAAGCCATCCAAGGCGTAAAAGAATTTTTGGCAGATCCGATTGGATGGTCCGCAGATCATGGCGGCAAGGGAGCGGATTAGCTTCTTGTCACCAAAGCGACACCTGACACAGCGACTCCCATCCCCATGATGCCATAAATGTCTAACGACTCGCCAAAAAATAGGAACCCTAGAACGGCAACGACGGGGGGAATTAAGTAAAATAAGCTGCCGACCTCAAACGCTGAATTTAGTTTAATAAGCACATAAGTAATGGCGACAGCCCCAATTGATAGAGCAAAAACAAGCCAAGCCTGTACTAAAATTAATTCACCCGACCACTGGACTTCCATGGTTTCGAAAAGAACAGCGAATACAGCAAATGCCAGCGATGCAGCGGTAAACTGTATGACCATATTCGTTCGCATATCAATTTCAGAGCCGTAACGTTTCTGAAGCAGTGTTCCGATGGTCATGCCGAACAATGACATGACGGCGAAACCGGTGCCGTTAAATTCTGGGGTCCCAATTGAGAACTTATTCGAAATCACCATAACCACGCCGATAAATCCTAGATACAATCCAGACCATTGTCGCTTGGTAATTTGTTCGCCCAGAAACAGCCCTGCAGCAACCGCAGTCAGCAACGGTTGCACCCCGACAATAAGAGCGACAATTCCAGTTGTGACACCCTGACTAACCGCAAGATAACTCCCACTTAGAAAGAAACCGTGGATACAAATACCCACGAGGGAGGCCATCGCAATGGACTTTATATTCTTGGGCCATGGTGCCTTCATCAGCAAGCTTACCACCGCCATAAAGGCCGCCGTTATCGCGCATCGCCAAAGTAGGAGCGTGAAGGGTTCACCGTAATAGAGGCTTAGCTTGGTCCCAATAAAGCCCGTGCTCCAGAGCAGGACCATGACAACGGGAGCGAAGCGAATTAACACAGTGTTCGTGTCCTGTCCGCGATCCGCAGATGTAAAAGTAAGCATCAAAAATCCTGAAACGAGAGGGAGGTTACGGGGTAATAGACGCGTGCCAAGTTTGATCCTTCTACAGTGACAAATTTTTTAGCTGCCCAAATTGACCCCGATCATGTTTCAGAAATTTAATCTGTTCTACGGTCTGCCTTTGTTCAGTCCGACGAGCGGACCGTGTCGGCGCGTCCGGTAAGTTTTCGCTCGCCCAATTAATTAAGGCGAAGATTATGACCGCATCCTCTAAGTACAACTTTTTGCTCATCCCACCCTTCAAGCTGCCCGATCAAGACCAGTTTACTGTTCCTGGCTATTCATTACCGACGGAAACACCTAAGGAACAACGGCTTCTCAATAACGACTTTGTCCTCTCCCATCTTGATGATGTGAACTGGGAACTTCATCCGGGGGCAGAACCGCCCTATGGCAACTGGTCGGTCGAATCCCGCGAAGAATTCGCCTACGCCGCCACGGCGCGTATGAAAGGCGTTCGTGAAGCGTGTGAGTCTGGAAAATACAACGGGATCATTCTGTTGGGTGGTGGTGAACCTGGGTTTATCGAATCTCGTGAAATTGGCCGTAAATTTGGCGTCGTTGTCACTGCCAACGCATTCTCTCAGATGTACCTAGCAACCCTTCTGGGGGATGGTTTCTCGATTATCGATATCGAAGGTGTGCACAACGTTTATTACCGCGATCTCATCCGCGCCCACCAGTTACAAGATCGCTGCCGGTCGATCCGAAACATTGGCTACAGCCTGCCAAGACCGGGAGATACAGACCCGGACACCTTGACCGAACAAACCTTTGCCGCAGAACGCGGCGAGCCTTCCGTCGCCGTCGAACGCGCCATCGACCAGGCAGAGGCCGCGATTATCGAAGACGGTGCCGAAGTCATAACTCTTGGCTGCTCAATGACCTTCTGGCTCCAGCCTTACATTCGGGACGGCCTAAGAGCCCGCGGATGGGATGTACCTGTGCTTGAGGGATACACAGCCGCCATCGAACTCGCCAAACTCATGGTCAACCTTGGGGTCAACGCCAGCGGCATCACCTACATGGATGTTCGGCCCCAACGCATTCTAACCAAGGTCTATGTATGACGGCGCTAAATATTCCCAAAACAATGAAAGCTTGGGTCCTAGGAGACCCGGACGAGCTTTTACTCATCGAAAAACCGGTTCCGCAACCAGGTCCGGCCGAAGTCCTCGTTCGCATTGACGCGATTGCTGTCTGTGCCACGGACCTGGAAGTCATTTCCCACGGCCCACCTGCCATGATTGAAGGCGGGCTGCCGTTCAACAAGCAATTCATCCCGGGCCACGAATACATGGGGACCGTGGTGAAACTGGGGACTAGCGTTGACGAAATTGAGGTTGGTGAACGGGTCGCTGTTGAAATACATGCGGGGTGTGGGCGCTGCAAACGCTGCCGCCAAGGCATGTACACGTCCTGCCACAACTACGGCAAAAACTACGGCGACCAGGATAAGGGACACAGGGCAAATGGCTACACGACAGATGGTGGTTTTACCGAATACGCGGTTAATAATATCAACACTCTTATACGCGTGCCGGAAGGCATAAGTGACGAAGAAGCGACGCTTATTGTCACGGCAGGAACCGCCACCTACGGGCTTGATGTCTTGGGCGGGCTTATTGCTGGGGAAAGCGTAGTCGTCACGGGAGGTGGCCCCATCGGCTTGCTGGCAATTGCCGTCGCTAAGACGCTCGGCGCCGCTCCGGTCATTTTGACGGACATTGAGAATAACCGCCTGGAGATCGGTCGTGAACTTGGCGCGGACATCACCCTGAATGCCCGCGACGTGAATGTCGTTGAAGAGGTCCGTAAGATTTCCGGAGGTCCTGGCTGTGACTACGTCATGGAATGTTCCGGTGCGCCCAATGCCCTGAATGAAGCCGCCGATATGGTCAGTCGTGGCGGACGCATCTGTCTCGCAGCATTCGCCGCCCAACCTGTCACGTTCGATCCAGCCAAACTGGTCATGGATAACATCTATATGTTCGGCATTCGCGGCGAAGGCAAAAGCGCCGTCAAACGGGCTGGCTCTCTCATGGCGCAAGGACGAATTAACGCCAAGCCAATCCACACCCACACCTTCGGGTTAGACGAAGTGCCCACAGCCATCAAATACGCGCGCGAAAAGATTGATGGCGCCATAAAAGTTGTTATTAAAATGCGAGAGGCGTAAACCACCCTCACGTGGCAAATAACACCTGAGACGGATTCTATTATGGCGCGTTATGCATACTATACTCTAGACGTCTTCACAGATCGTATTTTTGGTGGCAATCCGCTGGCCGTATTTCCCGATGGTCGCGGGCTGGATACGGCGCAAATGCAGACGGTTGCGCGTGAATTCAATATTTCGGAAACCGTGTTCGTGTTGCCACCGGATCAACCTGACCATACCCGAAAGTTGCGCATCTTTACGCCGGGTACAGAACTACCCTTTGCAGGCCATCCAACCGTCGGTACGGCTCATCTATTGGCTGCCATCGGCGAGATTCCACTCGAAGGTCCTGAAACTCGTATTGTCTTTGAAGAAGGTGTCGGCCCTGTTCCGGTGACAATCTATGGGGCCAATGGTCACCCCACCCAGGCACAATTATCTGCGGCTCAAATGCCTGAGTACGGCGCACCCCCGCCCTCCAACACGGACCTTGCGGAGGTTCTATCACTCAATGAAGATGATATTCTAAGCGATCCCGCCCCTAATGCTGTATCCTGTGGCGTGGGTTTTCTTTTCATAATGCTCAGGGACCTTGATGCGTTGGCCAGGGCTCAAATTCGGCCCGAGGCTTGGGAACGTCTTCTCTCAGATTATTGGGCGCCTCATCCCTACCTCCTGACCCCATCCGGTTCATTTGGCGATGGTGGTCCGTATTCGACATATCGTGCCCGGATGTTCGCCCCATCCATGGGAATTGTAGAAGACCCTGCTACTGGCGGCGCAGCCACGGCACTTGCTGGTTTTCTTGTTCCATCCGGGACTTTAAAAAACGGAACCGCCTGCTGGTCGGTGGATCAAGGAGTTGAAATGGGGCGCCCCAGTCGGCTTGAAATAGAAGCCGATATTTCGAAAGGCGTAATTACAGGCATTCGGGTCAGTGGTAGTTCTGTCATGGTCAGCCAAGGCGAAATGGAAATTCAAGACAACACCTAGCGGCCCCTATATCCCAGCCACAAAAAGACCTTATTTGCGACACGCTTGCGCCATTGTCGAGCGCCCTAATGGACATGGGTCAGGAAAACAACTCGGAAGGTGCCCTTCCAATCCCATCCCACCGACACCCACAGGAAGGCACATTCCTTTTCTGACCCAATACCTAGACTCCCACTTGGCCGGTCCTTTTCACCAAGGACCGGCCCTTTTTATGGGTTTTAAAACGCTAAATTATGTCAAAAATGAATGAACGACTCGCGTCGATAAGGTGCTAAAATTATAGCCCCTTTCTTCGATGAGCGAGGGCGCTATACTATAATCTCAAGTTAAGTTAAAATTTATTTGATTGCGTCTCCGTTAAATAACTAAAATTTAAATATGATATTTCATAGACTCGCAGATGAAAATGACGCCTTACAATAGTAAAAATAACACTATAGCCAAGAAGCTAATATTATTTATTATATTATTTAGTTCTATTATTACGATTCTGGCAACAGCATTTCAGATTTATATCGAATACAAAGGCGAAATTAAACTTATAGACAAAAGCTTCTCACAAATTAAAACAGGCTATTTAAATAGCATATCCCAAGCAGTTTGGGTTGTTGACGAAACACAAATTGCTCTCCTTCTGAATGGAATTACCCGCTTGCCCAACATGGCTTTCGCGGAAATTTATCATGAGAACGAGATCATCAGCAGCACCGGGACAAAATTAGATCGCCAATCTATTACACGAAAATTTACTCTAATTGCGCCCTACAAAGGATCAGCCCAGGACATCGGTAGATTGACCGTTCATGCGGATTTGTCCCGTATTTACAACACACTATTCAATCGGGCCCTTGTAATTCTTTTCTCGACAGGCGTTATTATCGCACTCGTTGCAATCTTAATTTTTGTCCTCTTTTCAAACTTGGTGACTCGCCACGTCACTACGGCAACAAACTTTTTACGCCAAATCAACTTAGATCAACTCGACACCCCCCTAAAACTGGACCGTCCACCAGCCGCAGCAGATTCAAAGGACGAACTTGATCAATTAGTGGCCTCCATCAACGAGATGAGATTCAGTTTAAAAGACGCTATCGAAAAAAGAGACGAAAGCGAAGAACACTTCAAAAGGATCGTCGATAACTTCCCAAACTCCGTAAGCATAAAAAACCGTGAAGGAAAACTTGTATTTTCGAATAAAGCTTATGGTGAATGGATGGAGATGGAGCCTTCTGAAATGGTAGGTAAGTCTCTATACGACCTATTTCCCGAAAACACGGCCCGTTCTATCATTGAGAGTGACAGATCCGTTCTCTCGACCGGCAAGCCTTCATTTTCAGAACTCACGCGAACGTTCGGGAACGGAACAACCCGCATCCTCTACAACCAAAAATATCCATTTAACTTACGCTCAGAAGAAGATACCGCCGTCATATCGGTCATGACGGACATTACCGAACGCAAAAAAGCCGAAGCCTCCATTCGCGAAAGTGAAAGACAGCTCCGTGAGGTTCTGGAAAATAGCCCGGTTGGGATAGCAATCGTGACCCAGTCGAATGACGATAAATATAATTCTGGCAACCGCCTATTTGTTAACAGTGCGCTTGTTCAAATGTTCGCAGGTAACACTCGCCAACAAATACTAGAGGCTAATATCGTAGATACATTTGTTGATCCGGATGTATTTCATCAGACTCTAAAGATCATGTCGAAACATAAAGATTTAGTTGATTTTGAGGCACTGCGTCTAAGAGCAGATGGAACTCAGTGGTGGGATTCTATGAACTCTCGCCCCGTCAAATTCGATGATCAAAATTGTACTATGATTTGGCACTTCGATATTACCGCCCGGAAAGAGGCGGAAGACGCACTTCGTCAAGCACACGACAACCTTGAAATTCGAATTGAA is from Rhodospirillaceae bacterium and encodes:
- a CDS encoding alcohol dehydrogenase catalytic domain-containing protein, with the translated sequence MTALNIPKTMKAWVLGDPDELLLIEKPVPQPGPAEVLVRIDAIAVCATDLEVISHGPPAMIEGGLPFNKQFIPGHEYMGTVVKLGTSVDEIEVGERVAVEIHAGCGRCKRCRQGMYTSCHNYGKNYGDQDKGHRANGYTTDGGFTEYAVNNINTLIRVPEGISDEEATLIVTAGTATYGLDVLGGLIAGESVVVTGGGPIGLLAIAVAKTLGAAPVILTDIENNRLEIGRELGADITLNARDVNVVEEVRKISGGPGCDYVMECSGAPNALNEAADMVSRGGRICLAAFAAQPVTFDPAKLVMDNIYMFGIRGEGKSAVKRAGSLMAQGRINAKPIHTHTFGLDEVPTAIKYAREKIDGAIKVVIKMREA
- a CDS encoding PhzF family phenazine biosynthesis protein, with the translated sequence MARYAYYTLDVFTDRIFGGNPLAVFPDGRGLDTAQMQTVAREFNISETVFVLPPDQPDHTRKLRIFTPGTELPFAGHPTVGTAHLLAAIGEIPLEGPETRIVFEEGVGPVPVTIYGANGHPTQAQLSAAQMPEYGAPPPSNTDLAEVLSLNEDDILSDPAPNAVSCGVGFLFIMLRDLDALARAQIRPEAWERLLSDYWAPHPYLLTPSGSFGDGGPYSTYRARMFAPSMGIVEDPATGGAATALAGFLVPSGTLKNGTACWSVDQGVEMGRPSRLEIEADISKGVITGIRVSGSSVMVSQGEMEIQDNT
- a CDS encoding PAS domain S-box protein; the encoded protein is MKMTPYNSKNNTIAKKLILFIILFSSIITILATAFQIYIEYKGEIKLIDKSFSQIKTGYLNSISQAVWVVDETQIALLLNGITRLPNMAFAEIYHENEIISSTGTKLDRQSITRKFTLIAPYKGSAQDIGRLTVHADLSRIYNTLFNRALVILFSTGVIIALVAILIFVLFSNLVTRHVTTATNFLRQINLDQLDTPLKLDRPPAAADSKDELDQLVASINEMRFSLKDAIEKRDESEEHFKRIVDNFPNSVSIKNREGKLVFSNKAYGEWMEMEPSEMVGKSLYDLFPENTARSIIESDRSVLSTGKPSFSELTRTFGNGTTRILYNQKYPFNLRSEEDTAVISVMTDITERKKAEASIRESERQLREVLENSPVGIAIVTQSNDDKYNSGNRLFVNSALVQMFAGNTRQQILEANIVDTFVDPDVFHQTLKIMSKHKDLVDFEALRLRADGTQWWDSMNSRPVKFDDQNCTMIWHFDITARKEAEDALRQAHDNLEIRIEERTEQLRGEIEERKRIEVELLQATKLAESASHAKSEFLANMSHELRTPLNAIIGFSETLDRNVFGELANEKQVEYIKDIHISGQHLLELINDILDVSVIEAGKLDLHETDVGIKTLTDEAILLVQTRADQDNIELQNIIDDEGLKLRADERRLKQIMVNLLSNAIKYSRDSGTVKIEGRMAKDGALIMEVIDNGTGMDPADLETAMAKFGQVYSNSEIHTEGTGLGLPLTNGLVEAHGGTLVLESEIDIGTTARVIFPKERVVS